The Perognathus longimembris pacificus isolate PPM17 chromosome 3, ASM2315922v1, whole genome shotgun sequence nucleotide sequence cctgtgtactcaggaggctgagatctgaggatcacagtttgtcaccaacctggggcaggaaagcccttgaggctCTTTtttcccattaactaccaaaattctggaagtgaagttgtagccttcagtgatagaacaatatccttgagcaaaagagctcagagacagtgtttaggctctgagttcaagccccagaaccaacacacacaatggaaaaaagaaactaCATGGTTTGACTATCACTATTTTAATAATAGTTATGGttaatcactctttttttttttttggccagtcctgggccttggactcagggcctgagcactgtccctggcttcttcccgctcaaggctagcactccgccacttgagccacagcggcgccgcttctggccgttttctgtatatgtggtgctggggaatcgaacctagggcctcgtgtatccgaggcaggcactcttgccactaggctatatccccagccctggttaatCACTCTTCACTAAGTACCTGCTTCCTGAAAACAGTAACAGAATTCTACCCGTTAGTGATTTAGAAATCttgactcagggctggggatatagcctagtggcaagagtgcttgcctcgtatacatgaagccctgggttcgattccccagcaccacatatacagaaaatggccagaagtggcgctgtgactcaagtggcagagtgctagccttgagcgggaagaagccagggacagtgctcaggccctgagtccaaggcccgggactggcaaaaaaaaaaaaaaaaaaaaaagaaatcttgactCACCAGTTAttgtaaaatttaataaaaatccaCTAATCgtgtactgctttttttttttttaacaagagttCTTGTAGGAGAGAGACTCTGTGAAAGGAAAGCTAGTCAACACAGAGAAGCCTTTAGCCAGCTTCCAGATCTCCAAGGGAACCAGAAAACTCTGCCAGGAGCAAAGCCCTATGGATGTGGCATGTGTGGGAAGGCCTACATGTGTCATTCATCGCTGAAAAGACACACGAAGTCTCATACTGGGCGGAAAGCCCACGGGTGCCACCAGTATAGAGGGAAGTCCTATGAGTGTAGGGAATGTGGGAAAACATTCAGCTTTCGAAGCTCATTTCGCATCCATGAAAGGACTCACacgggagagaaaccctatgaatgtaaacagtgtgggaaagccttcagctgGCCCAGCTCCTTCCAGATCCACACACGAACTCACacgggagagaagccctatgaatgtcaggagtgtgggaaagccttcgtTTATCACACCACCTACCGAGGGCACATGAGAATGCACACGGGAGAAAAACCCTATCGATGCACACAGTGTGGGAAAACCTTCAGCCATCCTAGCTCTTTCCGAAACCATGGAAGAACTCACTCTGGAGAGAAGCCTTATGAGTGTAAGCAGTGTGGCAAAGCATTCCGGTATTACCAAACTTTTCAAATCCACGAAAGGACTCACACAGGAGAAAAGCCCTACCAGTGCAAACAGTGTGGCAAAGCCCTCAGTTGCCCCACATCCTTTCGAAGTCATGAAAGGATTCACACTGGTGAGAAACCCTACCTATGCCGGAAATGTGGCAAAGCCTTCAGTTTTCCTAGTTCTTTTAGGAAACATGAACGGATTCAcacgggagagaaaccttatgattGCAAGGAGTGTGGGagagccttcatctctctcccgAGCTACCGGAGACACATGATCATGCACACGGGCAATGGGCCTTATAAATGTCAGGAGTGCGGTAAAGCCTTCGATTGTCCCAGCTCCTTTCAGATCCATGAGCGGACCCACACGGGCGAGAAGCCGTATGCGTGTAAACTGTGCGGGAAAGCCTTCAGCTGCTCTAGTTCCTTTCGAATGCACGAAAGaactcacacaggtgagaaaccccACGAGTGTAAACAGTGCGGGAAAGCCTTTAGCTGTTCTAGTTCCGTGCGCATACATGAGCGGACCCACACGGGAGAGAAGCCGTACGTGTGTAAGCAGTGTGGCAAAGCCTTCAGTTGCTCTAGCTCCTTTCGGATGCATGCACGAATCCATAccggagagaaaccctatgagtgcaagcggtgtgggaaagccttcagttttTCCAGTTCTTTCCGGATGCACGAGCGGAcccacacaggagagaagccatACGTGTGTAAGTGGTGTGGGAAGGCATTCAGTTGTTCCAGTTCCTTTCGTATGCACGAGCGGAcccacacaggagagaagccgTACGTGTGTCAGCAGTGTGGGAAGGCCTTCAGTTGTTCCAGTTCTATCAGGATCCACGCACGGACCCACACTGGGGAGAAGCCGTATGTGTGCAAGCAGTGTGGGAAAGCTTTCAGCTGTTCCAGCTCTGTTCGAATGCACGAGCGGACCCACACGGGCCAGAAGCCTTATGAGTGTCAGCAGTGTCACAAAGCCTTTAGCTGCTCCCGTTCCTTCCGGATCCACGAAAGAACACATACCGGGGAGAAGCCCTATGTGTGTCAGCAGTGCGGAAAGGCCTTCAAATGTTCCCGGTCTTTCCGAGTACATGGACGGACACACAATGGGCAGTAACGGCACAGACACAGCCTGGCAAAGCTTTCCCTCATCCTGGGAGAAGGCTCTTGGCTGGAAGAAGCTCCAGGAATATAAAACATGGAGTAAACCAGGAAAGAACTCATTCCTAGAGACATGCACTGTGGGAAAGGCTTCAGTGATGTCACAACATTTTGCCAACAAGTTAAGGATGCAGATGAAaccggcactagtggctcacacctgtcatcctagctactcaggagtctgagatctgaggatccaggttcgaagccagtctgggcaggaaagtcaccgtgagactcttacctccaatgaccactcaaaaactggaagtggcactgttgcacAAAGaggcacaaggacagcacccaggtcctgagctcaagcccatcAACTGACAAAGGATGCAGATGAGAAGAACCTTGTTAAGCTGAAGAATATGGCCGGGCCTTCGCTGTCCACAAACACTGGAGAGCCACTTCTTGAAGGCGAGCATCGTGGTGCAGCCTTTCATGGCACTGGGTGGAATCAGATTGAATCCCAGGCCAACATGTCCCCTGCAGAGACCCCGTCGAATGTACCAAGTATGGGGAATCTCCTGAAAATCCATCTGTGTGTTGTTCTAGAAAATTCGTGTCATCAAAGAAATGTTATAAAACTCAGAAACATTGGCCTTACCAGttgctcattcttttcttccctccctccctcttcctttcctttcttcatgccagttgaactcagggcctggccactgccctTGGgaattttgtggttcattggagatcagaagcTCACatatgttcctgcctgggctcactgTGAACCCAAAccctgatctcagatctcagcctcctgagtagagtttgaacttgggcttTTATACTTGTTAGGCACTCTAGCCACACCCCtagtcatttttattgtttatttctgaGACCAGTCTCCCCCACTCCCTGAAAGCTGCCCTCACTCCAtgatcctatttatacttcctgctgtagctagaatgacaggcatgtgacactgcacccagatttttctgagatgagtttttttttttttccaccagtcctgggctctgtgagcttcttttgctcaaggctagcactctgccacttgagctgcagcaccacttctggctttttctatatatgtggtgctgaggaattaaatccagggtttcctgcatgctaggcaagcactctacccctaagccacattcccagccctcccccctacccccattttttggtgttggtcctggggctttaacttagggcctggatgctgtgcttgagcttcttttgctccacttccagcttttctgtttgttttgttttgtttttggtagtttagtggaggtaagagtcttatagactttctgcctgtgctggcttcaaactgtgatcctcagatctcagcctcctgagtagctagaattatcagcatgagccactgttgctgggcttctgagctttgttttggctcaaggctaccacttgagccacagctccatttctggcttttttggtacttatttagagataagggtctcacagagtttcctgcccaggctgactttgagctgcgctcctcagatctcagcctcctgagtagctaaaattacaggtgtgagccatcagtgcctggcttcatttcatAGTAATAATAGACTATTATTACTGGTTTATATAGTTGCATTAGTTTCTATAATTATCTTTGAATGTGCTCCTCCTACCTATTAAAAATGAGAACTGTGAATTAGCGTCAGCCAGGTCTTCAGGAGATCCAGAAAAGGGTCCCCAAATAGGGGATAAAAGcctggttcacgtggtagagcgccagccacaAAGTGAAAGTAAGCATcagtcagagttcaagtcctggtctcagactgaggtgggggaggggggtggcggggataaggaaagtccagaagaagcAGTTgctggctgggcattggtggctcaggcctgtcatcctagctacttagtaggttgagatctgaggatcacagttcaaagccagcctgggcagaaaagactgcaaaaaagccagaagttgggctgtggctcaaatgggagagtgccattctttttttttttttttggccagtcctgggccttggactcagggcctgagcaccatccctggcttcttcccgctcaaggttagcactctgccacctgagccaccgcgccccttctggccgttttccatatatgtggtgctggggctaggccatattcccagcccgagagtgccattcttgagggataaaaatcaaggaaagtgcaaggccctaaattcaagccctgttAACTAGGGTGCCTGCACACACACGAATAGCACTTTGTGCATTATTGTCCCCAAGCCTTTCATGTGGGATGAGATGAGGAGTAGAAGACAGGGGAATTGATGCTCCTGTTCCTTGGTAAACCTGGGCTACCTGTTGTCCTagtttttaacaaaatattttccaaataaaaagcaaatagaaTAAGAGTATAAATGAGACATCTTTGTACAGCTGCGCTCTGTGTTCATCACACTAGATGGGTAATGTCCCAGGTAGGTGTGAGGGAGACACATTACAATCGTGTGAAACCATCATGTCAATGTGCTTAGGAATGAGAGAAGCTTGCATTTGTGTTGTAAGCATTGCTATAAAAGAGCCAAAAAGCCCTCAAAATTtagtggagccaggcaccagtagttcactcctgtaatcctagcttctaagaaggctgagatctgaggattacagttggaagccagcctaggcaggaacgtctgtgagactcttatctccaatgaaacagcaaatagctggaagtggagctgtggctcaagtggtagagcaccagccttaagtggaaagcTGAGGAATGggtacccagaccctaagttcaagctccagtactgacacaaaacaaaagaatcataTTGCAGTTGAATTTCCTTACAAACTTTACCCATCAGACATAGAATTTGGATCTTCAAGGTTGGGAACTTATTCTAATGTACTGGCTTGTATCATCTCCACATTGAATTCCTCCTAATCTAGTAAATACCTTTTATTTATGGTGCTAAAGTTTGAACTTGGGCTTTTgtacttgtgcacacacacatggccatttttgcattatttatttatttatttcagccatggggctttaactcagggcctgagcactgtccctgagtttttggtcttttatagtttttttccccccagagctgaggaccgaactccgagccttgtgctcaccaggcaggggctcttccactgagctaaatccccagcccctgtccctgagtttttttttgctcaaggctagtgctctaccagtttgagccacacagcactacttccagttttctggtagttatttggaaataagagtctcacaggctttcttgccaaggctggctttgaacttggatcctcagatctcagtttcctgagtagctaggattacaggtgtgagctaccatcaCCTGACTTCacagtatgttttttttaaaattaattaattatttgtttgccagtcctggggcttggactcagggcctgagcactgtccctggcttcttcccgctcaaggctagcactctgccacttgagccacagcgccgcttctggccgttttctgtatatgtggtgctggggaatcgaacctagggcctcgtgtatccgaggcaggcactcttgccactaggctatatccccagcccaaggctagcacttatcacttgagccacagcgccacttctggccttttctatgtatgtggtgctggggaatcgaacccagggcttcatgtatgtgagggaagcactctaccactaggccatattccaagccctcacAGTATGTTTTTATGTTTCATGTATGGTACTAAAATCTGTTTTCATGTTGtttcctaaaaatattttaactgttTTCAAATAATTTGTGTATTATCACTTATTGTCTTATTATTTTCTGTAAGGATATATTAACATAGTCCGTTGCAACAATGGATTTTTTAGATTGTAAAGTCTTTTTCCATACTAGGCATTGATCCTAGGGCCTTGCATATGGCTCTACAAGTATTTGAACATCGAACTGCATTCCTAGCCCCATTTTAACTTTGGAGGCAGTACCTTGCttagttgcccaggctggcctcaacttgTGACCTTCCTGTGTTAGCCtcctcacatagctgggattacaggttccTGGCAACTATCTTGTTTGTAATTTACCTAGCTATTCTATTTTACCTGCAGGAGAGTGGTGGTAGGCCCAACTTGGTAGCTTATGTTTAGAATCACAGCACTTgatggggcgggggcaggggcctgccaaatttaaggccagcctgaatGAGCTACAAACATAGCTAGACTGTCTCAAAATAGCAAGGGCCAagatatagctcagtgctagagcacttgcctaatatgcacaaggccttgagtcacatacatacacagagattTTGAGTTTATAGTAATAAGAATGACTAGGAAGTATAGGAGGATGGTATTGAAATGTAATTGTTTGTGTGCTAACAGTGGGATTTGACTGTGGTCTTGTGCTCTTGATTAGCTTTTCCTTGTAAGCCACAagtgtacttccagcttttttttttttttttttgccagtcctggagcttagactcagggcctgagcactgtccctggcttctttttgctcaaggctagcactctatcacttgagccacagtgccacttctggccttttctatatatatgctgctgaggaatcgaacccagggcttcatgtatacgaggcaagcactccaccactaggccatatccccagtcccgtacttccagcttttactcaTTAattggtcttttctgcccaggctggctttgaactgagatccacagatctcagcctcctgagcagctaggactacaagagTGAGCTGTCAACGTCTGGCTccacctctttctctttcctcccctcccctctcctcttttctcctctttcttttttgctggtcctggggcttaaactttgggcTTGGGTGTTGCCTCTTAGctcctttttgctgaaggctagctctctaccatttgagccacagttccacttctgggtttttctgtgattaattgaagataagaactaTAATATCTCCTCCCCcccttataataaaaaaaaattgaagtgtctcctggactttcctacccaggtggcttcaaattgcgatcctcagatctcagcctcctgagtagctaggactacaggtgtgagctggctTTCCTCCTGTTTCTTAAGCATAGTAATACTTTCATTTTACATACAGGATTTACagaacattttattatttaaaaaatttacatcACTGAAATAAAAATTCAACAGCTATTTACATTGGGAAGTTTATTAGGGGAATCTTCAAGAATTATCAACAACAAACCTATCTCATCCAGAGTTGGGGCTGTAGCTCAGCTCTGTGGTAAAACAGTGCGTAACAGGTGCCCCAGGCCTGTGTTCCAAACTCAATCCTGCAAAGAAACCTAatcactatgaaaaaaaaattaccttctagTGTAAACTGCATATCTCAGAACCTTCTAGAGCACATAGATGCCCTCGGGTCAAATGAATTACTGTGTCCTTCTAGGGTTGTGCGGTTCAGACTTCCCTCCATGAGGAAAAGGGAGCCAGATGTATTACAGATGAAGTCTGTGACCACAAATCTCCCTGACATAATCCTACGCTCATAGCCTCTGAGCACCGCAGAACCCTGCTGCTCCAGGGGGGCCTGGGCTAGGTACCCCTCTTTTGCTAGGCCAGGTTGGCACCCCACGTGCAAGGGAGTCTGAGGGTCTCAAGAGCAGTGTGTCACCGGCTCAAGAGTCGCTGAGGGAAGACATCAGTTGGACCACGCTCTAGATTAAACAAGTCTGCTGAGAGCAGAGTCGCACTCACCTCACCGTGGGATCCTGAATCCATTTGTCTAGCCCACCCACTCTGTCAATCAACCAGAAGAGGGTGGGCCCCGTAAGGACTGTCCAGC carries:
- the LOC125348723 gene encoding zinc finger protein 709-like, producing MQETFTNLASLGDNWEEQNIEEQYKNQGKNVRVLVGERLCERKASQHREAFSQLPDLQGNQKTLPGAKPYGCGMCGKAYMCHSSLKRHTKSHTGRKAHGCHQYRGKSYECRECGKTFSFRSSFRIHERTHTGEKPYECKQCGKAFSWPSSFQIHTRTHTGEKPYECQECGKAFVYHTTYRGHMRMHTGEKPYRCTQCGKTFSHPSSFRNHGRTHSGEKPYECKQCGKAFRYYQTFQIHERTHTGEKPYQCKQCGKALSCPTSFRSHERIHTGEKPYLCRKCGKAFSFPSSFRKHERIHTGEKPYDCKECGRAFISLPSYRRHMIMHTGNGPYKCQECGKAFDCPSSFQIHERTHTGEKPYACKLCGKAFSCSSSFRMHERTHTGEKPHECKQCGKAFSCSSSVRIHERTHTGEKPYVCKQCGKAFSCSSSFRMHARIHTGEKPYECKRCGKAFSFSSSFRMHERTHTGEKPYVCKWCGKAFSCSSSFRMHERTHTGEKPYVCQQCGKAFSCSSSIRIHARTHTGEKPYVCKQCGKAFSCSSSVRMHERTHTGQKPYECQQCHKAFSCSRSFRIHERTHTGEKPYVCQQCGKAFKCSRSLQIHERTHTGERPYECQQCGKAFNCQSSFQRHQRIHTGEKPYKCKKCSKAFNRSSSLRVHERTHTRNSGSRECKECGSTFFSFSKFQRHMMLHTGEGPYKCEKCGKSFTSPTYLQIHEKAHSAKKPYECKLCGKTLSNPTSFQRHERTHTGEKPFECKECGKAFNCQSSFQRHERTHTGEKPYVCQKCGKTFSRSAYLQIHTRVHNGEKPYECKVCGKTFTSSSSIRVHKGTHTGQRPYHCQECGKTFTCSSSLRRHAIIHTGERPYECPQCGKAFSRASSFQRHERMHTGEKPYECAECGKVFSSFSSFRVHQRTHTGEKPYECAECGKAFICSSTFRKHEQTHTGEKPYKCSKCGQAFSRSRNCQIHERAHSTRV